A single Nicotiana tabacum cultivar K326 chromosome 5, ASM71507v2, whole genome shotgun sequence DNA region contains:
- the LOC107793808 gene encoding actin-related protein 3 isoform X1, which translates to MDPATSRPAVVIDNGTGYTKLGFAGNVEPSFIVPTVVAVNETFVNQTRATTKSSNWLAQHSAGVMADLDFFIGEEALARSKSSSNTYNLTYPIKQGQVNNWDAMERFWQQCIFDYLRCDPEDHYFLLTESPMTAPESREYTGEIMFETFNVPGLYIAVQPVLALAAGYTTSKCEMTGVIVDIGDGATHVVPVAEGYVIGSSIKSIPIAGKDVTLFIQQLMRERGEHVPLEDSFEVARKVKEMYCYTCSDIVKEFNKHDKEPGKYIKHWRGTKPKTGAPYSCDVGYERFLGPEVFFNPEMYNSDFTTPLPDVIDKCIQSAPIDTRRALYKNIVLSGGSTMFKDFHRRLQRDLKKIVDARVLTSDARLGGNVKAQPVEVNVVSHPIQRYAVWFGGSVLASTPEFFAVNHFVSVYLRLAIQRLNMRNMGLAYVAQTLYLRECIDTEMIQIPISVKVFLIVMLASQLPDPCPTAQLRFEILHR; encoded by the exons GTACACTAAATTGGGTTTTGCTGGAAATGTGGAGCCAAGTTTCATTGTACCAACAGTGGTTGCGGTTAACGAGACATTTGTGAACCAGACTCGAGCCACTACTAAGAGTAGCAATTGGCTAGCCCAGCACAGTGCAGGTGTTATGGCGGATCTGGATTTCTTTATTGGGGAAGAGGCATTGGCTAGATCTAAATCTAGTAGTAACACTTATAATCTTACCTATCCTATTAAACAAGGTCAGGTTAATAACTGGGATGCGATGGAGCGTTTCTGGCAACAGTGTATATTTGATTACCTTCGTTGTGATCCGGAGGATCACTATTTTCTATTAACTGAGAGCCCCATGACTGCACCTGAAAGTCGAGAATATACTGGTGAGATCATGTTTGAGACTTTCAATGTACCGGGGCTTTATATTGCTGTGCAACCGGTGCTTGCTTTGGCTGCTGGTTACACTACATCTAAG TGTGAAATGACTGGAGTCATAGTGGATATTGGAGATGGTGCTACTCATGTCGTACCTGTTGCTGAAGGTTATGTTATTGGAAGTAGCATTAAGTCAATCCCCATTGCTGGGAAAGATGTTACACTCTTCATTCAACAGCTCATGAGG GAAAGGGGGGAGCATGTTCCACTTGAGGATTCCTTTGAAGTAGCCCGGAAAGTCAAGGAAATGTATTGTTACACTTGCTCAGACATTGTCAAG GAGTTTAATAAGCATGACAAAGAGCCAGGGAAGTACATAAAGCATTGGAGAGGTACTAAACCAAAGACAGGAGCACCTTATTCATGTGACGTTGGCTATGAACGATTTCTTGGTCCCGAG GTTTTCTTCAATCCCGAGATGTATAACAGTGATTTTACAACTCCTTTACCTGATGTGATAGACAAATGTATTCAGTCTGCGCCTATAGACACAAGAAGAGCTTTATATAAG AATATTGTTTTATCTGGAGGATCCACAATGTTCAAAGACTTCCATAGAAGATTGCAACGAGATCTCAAGAAGATTGTGGATGCTCGCGTTCTGACATCAGATGCTCGGTTAGGTGGAAATGTAAAA GCACAACCAGTTGAAGTGAATGTGGTCAGCCATCCTATTCAGAGATATGCAGTTTGGTTTGGAGGATCTGTACTTGCTTCAACTCCTGAATTTTTTGCAGTAAATCATTTTGTTTCTGTTTACTTGAG GCTTGCCATACAAAGGCTGAATATGAGGAATATGGGGCTAGCATATGTCGCACAAACCCTGTATTTAAGGGAATGTATTGATACTGAAATGATTCAAATTCCAATTTCAGTGAAGGTGTTTCTCATCGTCATGTTGGCTTCCCAACTGCCTGATCCTTGCCCTACTGCTCAGCTTCGGTTTGAAATCCTACATCGGTGA
- the LOC107793808 gene encoding actin-related protein 3 isoform X2 — MDPATSRPAVVIDNGTGYTKLGFAGNVEPSFIVPTVVAVNETFVNQTRATTKSSNWLAQHSAGVMADLDFFIGEEALARSKSSSNTYNLTYPIKQGQVNNWDAMERFWQQCIFDYLRCDPEDHYFLLTESPMTAPESREYTGEIMFETFNVPGLYIAVQPVLALAAGYTTSKCEMTGVIVDIGDGATHVVPVAEGYVIGSSIKSIPIAGKDVTLFIQQLMRERGEHVPLEDSFEVARKVKEMYCYTCSDIVKEFNKHDKEPGKYIKHWRGTKPKTGAPYSCDVGYERFLGPEVFFNPEMYNSDFTTPLPDVIDKCIQSAPIDTRRALYKNIVLSGGSTMFKDFHRRLQRDLKKIVDARVLTSDARLGGNVKAQPVEVNVVSHPIQRYAVWFGGSVLASTPEFFAACHTKAEYEEYGASICRTNPVFKGMY; from the exons GTACACTAAATTGGGTTTTGCTGGAAATGTGGAGCCAAGTTTCATTGTACCAACAGTGGTTGCGGTTAACGAGACATTTGTGAACCAGACTCGAGCCACTACTAAGAGTAGCAATTGGCTAGCCCAGCACAGTGCAGGTGTTATGGCGGATCTGGATTTCTTTATTGGGGAAGAGGCATTGGCTAGATCTAAATCTAGTAGTAACACTTATAATCTTACCTATCCTATTAAACAAGGTCAGGTTAATAACTGGGATGCGATGGAGCGTTTCTGGCAACAGTGTATATTTGATTACCTTCGTTGTGATCCGGAGGATCACTATTTTCTATTAACTGAGAGCCCCATGACTGCACCTGAAAGTCGAGAATATACTGGTGAGATCATGTTTGAGACTTTCAATGTACCGGGGCTTTATATTGCTGTGCAACCGGTGCTTGCTTTGGCTGCTGGTTACACTACATCTAAG TGTGAAATGACTGGAGTCATAGTGGATATTGGAGATGGTGCTACTCATGTCGTACCTGTTGCTGAAGGTTATGTTATTGGAAGTAGCATTAAGTCAATCCCCATTGCTGGGAAAGATGTTACACTCTTCATTCAACAGCTCATGAGG GAAAGGGGGGAGCATGTTCCACTTGAGGATTCCTTTGAAGTAGCCCGGAAAGTCAAGGAAATGTATTGTTACACTTGCTCAGACATTGTCAAG GAGTTTAATAAGCATGACAAAGAGCCAGGGAAGTACATAAAGCATTGGAGAGGTACTAAACCAAAGACAGGAGCACCTTATTCATGTGACGTTGGCTATGAACGATTTCTTGGTCCCGAG GTTTTCTTCAATCCCGAGATGTATAACAGTGATTTTACAACTCCTTTACCTGATGTGATAGACAAATGTATTCAGTCTGCGCCTATAGACACAAGAAGAGCTTTATATAAG AATATTGTTTTATCTGGAGGATCCACAATGTTCAAAGACTTCCATAGAAGATTGCAACGAGATCTCAAGAAGATTGTGGATGCTCGCGTTCTGACATCAGATGCTCGGTTAGGTGGAAATGTAAAA GCACAACCAGTTGAAGTGAATGTGGTCAGCCATCCTATTCAGAGATATGCAGTTTGGTTTGGAGGATCTGTACTTGCTTCAACTCCTGAATTTTTTGCA GCTTGCCATACAAAGGCTGAATATGAGGAATATGGGGCTAGCATATGTCGCACAAACCCTGTATTTAAGGGAATGTATTGA
- the LOC107793808 gene encoding actin-related protein 3 isoform X4: MDPATSRPAVVIDNGTGYTKLGFAGNVEPSFIVPTVVAVNETFVNQTRATTKSSNWLAQHSAGVMADLDFFIGEEALARSKSSSNTYNLTYPIKQGQVNNWDAMERFWQQCIFDYLRCDPEDHYFLLTESPMTAPESREYTGEIMFETFNVPGLYIAVQPVLALAAGYTTSKCEMTGVIVDIGDGATHVVPVAEGYVIGSSIKSIPIAGKDVTLFIQQLMRERGEHVPLEDSFEVARKVKEMYCYTCSDIVKEFNKHDKEPGKYIKHWRGTKPKTGAPYSCDVGYERFLGPEVFFNPEMYNSDFTTPLPDVIDKCIQSAPIDTRRALYKNIVLSGGSTMFKDFHRRLQRDLKKIVDARVLTSDARLGGNVKAQPVEVNVVSHPIQRYAVWFGGSACHTKAEYEEYGASICRTNPVFKGMY, from the exons GTACACTAAATTGGGTTTTGCTGGAAATGTGGAGCCAAGTTTCATTGTACCAACAGTGGTTGCGGTTAACGAGACATTTGTGAACCAGACTCGAGCCACTACTAAGAGTAGCAATTGGCTAGCCCAGCACAGTGCAGGTGTTATGGCGGATCTGGATTTCTTTATTGGGGAAGAGGCATTGGCTAGATCTAAATCTAGTAGTAACACTTATAATCTTACCTATCCTATTAAACAAGGTCAGGTTAATAACTGGGATGCGATGGAGCGTTTCTGGCAACAGTGTATATTTGATTACCTTCGTTGTGATCCGGAGGATCACTATTTTCTATTAACTGAGAGCCCCATGACTGCACCTGAAAGTCGAGAATATACTGGTGAGATCATGTTTGAGACTTTCAATGTACCGGGGCTTTATATTGCTGTGCAACCGGTGCTTGCTTTGGCTGCTGGTTACACTACATCTAAG TGTGAAATGACTGGAGTCATAGTGGATATTGGAGATGGTGCTACTCATGTCGTACCTGTTGCTGAAGGTTATGTTATTGGAAGTAGCATTAAGTCAATCCCCATTGCTGGGAAAGATGTTACACTCTTCATTCAACAGCTCATGAGG GAAAGGGGGGAGCATGTTCCACTTGAGGATTCCTTTGAAGTAGCCCGGAAAGTCAAGGAAATGTATTGTTACACTTGCTCAGACATTGTCAAG GAGTTTAATAAGCATGACAAAGAGCCAGGGAAGTACATAAAGCATTGGAGAGGTACTAAACCAAAGACAGGAGCACCTTATTCATGTGACGTTGGCTATGAACGATTTCTTGGTCCCGAG GTTTTCTTCAATCCCGAGATGTATAACAGTGATTTTACAACTCCTTTACCTGATGTGATAGACAAATGTATTCAGTCTGCGCCTATAGACACAAGAAGAGCTTTATATAAG AATATTGTTTTATCTGGAGGATCCACAATGTTCAAAGACTTCCATAGAAGATTGCAACGAGATCTCAAGAAGATTGTGGATGCTCGCGTTCTGACATCAGATGCTCGGTTAGGTGGAAATGTAAAA GCACAACCAGTTGAAGTGAATGTGGTCAGCCATCCTATTCAGAGATATGCAGTTTGGTTTGGAGGATCT GCTTGCCATACAAAGGCTGAATATGAGGAATATGGGGCTAGCATATGTCGCACAAACCCTGTATTTAAGGGAATGTATTGA
- the LOC107793808 gene encoding actin-related protein 3 isoform X3, with product MDPATSRPAVVIDNGTGYTKLGFAGNVEPSFIVPTVVAVNETFVNQTRATTKSSNWLAQHSAGVMADLDFFIGEEALARSKSSSNTYNLTYPIKQGQVNNWDAMERFWQQCIFDYLRCDPEDHYFLLTESPMTAPESREYTGEIMFETFNVPGLYIAVQPVLALAAGYTTSKERGEHVPLEDSFEVARKVKEMYCYTCSDIVKEFNKHDKEPGKYIKHWRGTKPKTGAPYSCDVGYERFLGPEVFFNPEMYNSDFTTPLPDVIDKCIQSAPIDTRRALYKNIVLSGGSTMFKDFHRRLQRDLKKIVDARVLTSDARLGGNVKAQPVEVNVVSHPIQRYAVWFGGSVLASTPEFFAVNHFVSVYLRLAIQRLNMRNMGLAYVAQTLYLRECIDTEMIQIPISVKVFLIVMLASQLPDPCPTAQLRFEILHR from the exons GTACACTAAATTGGGTTTTGCTGGAAATGTGGAGCCAAGTTTCATTGTACCAACAGTGGTTGCGGTTAACGAGACATTTGTGAACCAGACTCGAGCCACTACTAAGAGTAGCAATTGGCTAGCCCAGCACAGTGCAGGTGTTATGGCGGATCTGGATTTCTTTATTGGGGAAGAGGCATTGGCTAGATCTAAATCTAGTAGTAACACTTATAATCTTACCTATCCTATTAAACAAGGTCAGGTTAATAACTGGGATGCGATGGAGCGTTTCTGGCAACAGTGTATATTTGATTACCTTCGTTGTGATCCGGAGGATCACTATTTTCTATTAACTGAGAGCCCCATGACTGCACCTGAAAGTCGAGAATATACTGGTGAGATCATGTTTGAGACTTTCAATGTACCGGGGCTTTATATTGCTGTGCAACCGGTGCTTGCTTTGGCTGCTGGTTACACTACATCTAAG GAAAGGGGGGAGCATGTTCCACTTGAGGATTCCTTTGAAGTAGCCCGGAAAGTCAAGGAAATGTATTGTTACACTTGCTCAGACATTGTCAAG GAGTTTAATAAGCATGACAAAGAGCCAGGGAAGTACATAAAGCATTGGAGAGGTACTAAACCAAAGACAGGAGCACCTTATTCATGTGACGTTGGCTATGAACGATTTCTTGGTCCCGAG GTTTTCTTCAATCCCGAGATGTATAACAGTGATTTTACAACTCCTTTACCTGATGTGATAGACAAATGTATTCAGTCTGCGCCTATAGACACAAGAAGAGCTTTATATAAG AATATTGTTTTATCTGGAGGATCCACAATGTTCAAAGACTTCCATAGAAGATTGCAACGAGATCTCAAGAAGATTGTGGATGCTCGCGTTCTGACATCAGATGCTCGGTTAGGTGGAAATGTAAAA GCACAACCAGTTGAAGTGAATGTGGTCAGCCATCCTATTCAGAGATATGCAGTTTGGTTTGGAGGATCTGTACTTGCTTCAACTCCTGAATTTTTTGCAGTAAATCATTTTGTTTCTGTTTACTTGAG GCTTGCCATACAAAGGCTGAATATGAGGAATATGGGGCTAGCATATGTCGCACAAACCCTGTATTTAAGGGAATGTATTGATACTGAAATGATTCAAATTCCAATTTCAGTGAAGGTGTTTCTCATCGTCATGTTGGCTTCCCAACTGCCTGATCCTTGCCCTACTGCTCAGCTTCGGTTTGAAATCCTACATCGGTGA
- the LOC107793808 gene encoding actin-related protein 3 isoform X5: protein MDPATSRPAVVIDNGTGYTKLGFAGNVEPSFIVPTVVAVNETFVNQTRATTKSSNWLAQHSAGVMADLDFFIGEEALARSKSSSNTYNLTYPIKQGQVNNWDAMERFWQQCIFDYLRCDPEDHYFLLTESPMTAPESREYTGEIMFETFNVPGLYIAVQPVLALAAGYTTSKERGEHVPLEDSFEVARKVKEMYCYTCSDIVKEFNKHDKEPGKYIKHWRGTKPKTGAPYSCDVGYERFLGPEVFFNPEMYNSDFTTPLPDVIDKCIQSAPIDTRRALYKNIVLSGGSTMFKDFHRRLQRDLKKIVDARVLTSDARLGGNVKAQPVEVNVVSHPIQRYAVWFGGSVLASTPEFFAACHTKAEYEEYGASICRTNPVFKGMY, encoded by the exons GTACACTAAATTGGGTTTTGCTGGAAATGTGGAGCCAAGTTTCATTGTACCAACAGTGGTTGCGGTTAACGAGACATTTGTGAACCAGACTCGAGCCACTACTAAGAGTAGCAATTGGCTAGCCCAGCACAGTGCAGGTGTTATGGCGGATCTGGATTTCTTTATTGGGGAAGAGGCATTGGCTAGATCTAAATCTAGTAGTAACACTTATAATCTTACCTATCCTATTAAACAAGGTCAGGTTAATAACTGGGATGCGATGGAGCGTTTCTGGCAACAGTGTATATTTGATTACCTTCGTTGTGATCCGGAGGATCACTATTTTCTATTAACTGAGAGCCCCATGACTGCACCTGAAAGTCGAGAATATACTGGTGAGATCATGTTTGAGACTTTCAATGTACCGGGGCTTTATATTGCTGTGCAACCGGTGCTTGCTTTGGCTGCTGGTTACACTACATCTAAG GAAAGGGGGGAGCATGTTCCACTTGAGGATTCCTTTGAAGTAGCCCGGAAAGTCAAGGAAATGTATTGTTACACTTGCTCAGACATTGTCAAG GAGTTTAATAAGCATGACAAAGAGCCAGGGAAGTACATAAAGCATTGGAGAGGTACTAAACCAAAGACAGGAGCACCTTATTCATGTGACGTTGGCTATGAACGATTTCTTGGTCCCGAG GTTTTCTTCAATCCCGAGATGTATAACAGTGATTTTACAACTCCTTTACCTGATGTGATAGACAAATGTATTCAGTCTGCGCCTATAGACACAAGAAGAGCTTTATATAAG AATATTGTTTTATCTGGAGGATCCACAATGTTCAAAGACTTCCATAGAAGATTGCAACGAGATCTCAAGAAGATTGTGGATGCTCGCGTTCTGACATCAGATGCTCGGTTAGGTGGAAATGTAAAA GCACAACCAGTTGAAGTGAATGTGGTCAGCCATCCTATTCAGAGATATGCAGTTTGGTTTGGAGGATCTGTACTTGCTTCAACTCCTGAATTTTTTGCA GCTTGCCATACAAAGGCTGAATATGAGGAATATGGGGCTAGCATATGTCGCACAAACCCTGTATTTAAGGGAATGTATTGA